A single region of the Solwaraspora sp. WMMD791 genome encodes:
- a CDS encoding GNAT family N-acetyltransferase, whose amino-acid sequence MALGYVRPARPGDAGEIARLQLATWRVAYRRLLPRQVLDEVDEGWLAQQWDAAITSPPSPRHRVLVAVEQAEQSYLVGFAASGPVDEQALAPQEPAEALGDRVAAVTDLLVEPRWGRRGHGSRLLAAAVDLWRGDGFDTAVAWAYEQDPATRAFLGSAGWEPDGATRALDVADMLVPQLRLHVAIPPEAPEQADPPAPPTDE is encoded by the coding sequence ATGGCGCTCGGATATGTCCGTCCTGCCCGACCGGGCGACGCTGGTGAGATCGCCCGCCTCCAGTTGGCCACCTGGCGGGTCGCCTACCGTCGGCTACTGCCCCGGCAGGTGCTCGACGAGGTGGACGAGGGCTGGCTGGCGCAGCAGTGGGACGCCGCGATCACCAGCCCGCCGTCGCCGCGACACCGGGTGCTGGTCGCCGTCGAGCAGGCCGAGCAATCGTATCTGGTGGGCTTCGCCGCCTCCGGCCCGGTCGACGAGCAGGCGCTGGCCCCGCAGGAGCCGGCCGAGGCGCTCGGCGACCGGGTGGCCGCCGTCACCGACCTGCTCGTCGAACCGCGCTGGGGGCGACGCGGGCACGGCAGCCGGCTGCTCGCCGCCGCCGTCGACCTGTGGCGCGGCGACGGTTTCGACACCGCCGTGGCCTGGGCGTACGAGCAGGACCCGGCGACCCGCGCGTTCCTCGGCTCGGCCGGCTGGGAGCCCGACGGGGCGACCCGGGCGCTGGACGTCGCCGACATGCTGGTGCCGCAGCTGCGGCTGCACGTGGCGATCCCACCGGAAGCGCCGGAGCAGGCCGACCCGCCGGCCCCGCCGACCGACGAGTGA